A genomic region of Thermodesulfovibrio aggregans contains the following coding sequences:
- a CDS encoding ATP-binding response regulator, producing MFKFIREKIGNKLMLTFIGIILIVMVIEMTFRIYFGVQDRLRIAEMGNKEVMDTIYATMKHPLTVGDSDTIHRDLEEIGQKYKNISVYLCDFNRDISFSTDKKVINKKIDQIISSKEFIDSLNESFKGNGDEYKSLVFNIQKRRNLISVIPIKNAPECFHCHGSSRKILGALVMKTDVEDVYKTVIDQRNRSLALTVFASLLAIFVTHIFVTKFIRKPLNTLVEATHRFAKGEMPVIEKYPPDEIGTLIKTFNYMVNEVAKSKMELEKELTRRARLLEERDELVALLQKANKQLKELDTLKSAFIANMSHELRTPMNAIIGYTDLLLDEVDGPLNEDQKASLKKVAANARHLLQLINDVLDISKIESGKIELRPKEVDLKGLIDSIMVTFEPLIAKKGLSFELNIDNGAEKLYVDEDKAKQILINLISNAVKFTHQGGITVKARISERGLDKQGNPQFVEISVADTGIGIKREDLDKIFDKFAQADVSTTRQYEGTGLGLSIVRGLVALHKGMVWAESEVGKGSTFYVLLPLKKEVFDNPGPVVEEKMAETLSQYFEVPKEVFLEEPSYEGKSVRCWDYTQCGHVNCPEYGSSEKRCWLVLGTHCKGMRIASWPEKVEACRICEVVRDLVLHREPLIIESKPSEKEKVVLAIDDNPDAIDLIRKYLEKDYKVIGLLSSEEAVKKAKEIKPVAITLDIMMPKKDGWQVLKELKEDKETRDIPVIIVSIIDNKTLAFSLGAADYFVKPLDGHSLLKKIKSIEIYKPVKKVFVLERDEKTSKDLTGILKETGYEVTVARDSSEAINIVKLHKPDLFIVNITDPESSAFNFLDFIKGSPELKEIPIIALTNKELTDEEKEALDGRIKEVINKALFSEEELISELKNSLKKIGG from the coding sequence ATGTTTAAATTCATAAGAGAAAAAATTGGAAATAAATTGATGCTTACATTCATCGGAATTATTTTAATTGTTATGGTCATTGAGATGACCTTCAGAATCTATTTTGGAGTACAGGACAGACTAAGAATTGCAGAAATGGGGAATAAAGAAGTTATGGATACTATCTATGCAACAATGAAACATCCGCTAACAGTTGGTGACAGTGATACAATTCATAGAGATTTAGAAGAAATAGGACAGAAATATAAAAACATTAGTGTTTATCTCTGCGATTTTAACAGAGATATTTCTTTTTCCACAGATAAAAAGGTAATAAATAAAAAAATAGACCAGATAATAAGTAGCAAAGAGTTTATTGATAGTCTTAATGAAAGTTTTAAGGGTAATGGCGATGAATATAAATCATTAGTTTTTAACATTCAAAAAAGGCGGAATCTTATTTCGGTTATTCCCATAAAAAACGCACCTGAGTGTTTCCATTGTCACGGTTCATCAAGAAAAATTCTAGGTGCACTTGTTATGAAGACGGATGTTGAGGATGTCTATAAAACCGTAATTGACCAGAGGAATAGGTCTTTAGCTCTGACAGTATTTGCATCTTTACTGGCAATTTTTGTAACACATATTTTCGTAACTAAATTCATAAGAAAACCTCTCAATACTCTTGTTGAGGCAACTCATAGATTTGCTAAAGGTGAAATGCCCGTGATTGAAAAATATCCTCCCGATGAGATAGGAACTCTTATAAAAACATTCAATTACATGGTTAATGAAGTTGCCAAATCAAAAATGGAACTTGAAAAGGAACTCACACGTAGAGCAAGGCTTCTTGAGGAAAGAGATGAGCTTGTGGCTTTGCTTCAGAAAGCGAATAAACAGTTAAAAGAGCTTGATACTCTTAAATCTGCTTTTATAGCAAACATGTCTCATGAATTAAGAACTCCAATGAATGCAATCATTGGTTATACTGATTTATTGCTTGATGAGGTTGATGGTCCTTTGAATGAAGATCAGAAAGCTTCGTTGAAAAAAGTAGCTGCAAACGCAAGACATTTATTGCAATTAATAAATGATGTCCTTGATATTTCAAAAATTGAATCAGGAAAGATTGAATTAAGGCCAAAGGAGGTTGATCTAAAAGGATTAATTGATAGCATTATGGTAACATTTGAACCATTGATAGCTAAAAAAGGATTAAGCTTTGAGTTGAACATAGACAATGGAGCAGAAAAACTTTATGTTGATGAGGACAAAGCAAAACAGATTCTTATAAATTTAATCTCCAATGCTGTCAAATTTACGCATCAGGGTGGAATAACAGTAAAGGCGAGAATTTCAGAAAGAGGCTTGGATAAACAGGGAAATCCGCAGTTTGTTGAAATTTCTGTAGCTGATACAGGAATTGGAATTAAGAGGGAGGACCTTGATAAAATCTTTGATAAATTTGCTCAGGCTGATGTATCAACAACGAGGCAGTATGAAGGAACAGGTCTTGGTTTGAGCATCGTAAGGGGACTTGTGGCACTTCACAAAGGAATGGTCTGGGCTGAAAGCGAGGTAGGTAAGGGAAGCACTTTCTATGTTCTTTTGCCTTTAAAAAAGGAAGTTTTTGACAACCCTGGTCCTGTTGTTGAGGAGAAAATGGCTGAAACACTCTCTCAGTATTTTGAAGTTCCAAAGGAGGTTTTCCTTGAGGAGCCTTCTTATGAAGGTAAATCAGTAAGATGCTGGGATTATACTCAGTGTGGACATGTTAATTGCCCTGAGTATGGCTCTTCTGAAAAACGTTGCTGGCTTGTTCTTGGAACTCATTGTAAAGGTATGAGGATAGCTTCATGGCCAGAAAAAGTGGAAGCATGTAGAATCTGTGAAGTTGTCCGTGATCTTGTTTTGCATAGAGAGCCTTTAATAATAGAATCCAAACCATCGGAAAAAGAAAAAGTTGTACTAGCCATAGATGACAATCCTGATGCAATTGATTTGATTAGAAAATATCTTGAGAAAGACTATAAAGTCATTGGACTTCTCAGTAGTGAAGAAGCAGTTAAAAAGGCAAAAGAGATTAAACCAGTTGCAATAACTCTTGATATAATGATGCCCAAGAAAGATGGCTGGCAGGTTTTGAAAGAACTAAAAGAAGATAAAGAAACAAGGGATATACCGGTCATAATTGTTTCAATAATAGACAACAAAACTCTGGCATTCAGCCTCGGAGCTGCCGATTATTTTGTAAAACCTCTTGATGGACATTCTCTCCTCAAAAAGATTAAATCCATTGAGATATATAAACCTGTTAAGAAAGTGTTTGTTCTTGAGAGAGATGAAAAGACTTCAAAAGACCTGACAGGTATTCTAAAAGAGACAGGATATGAGGTGACAGTTGCAAGGGATAGTTCAGAAGCCATAAATATTGTTAAACTTCATAAGCCAGATCTTTTTATAGTTAATATAACTGATCCTGAAAGTAGCGCCTTCAATTTTCTTGATTTTATAAAAGGATCGCCTGAATTAAAGGAAATACCAATTATTGCTCTTACAAATAAAGAATTAACAGATGAAGAAAAAGAAGCTTTAGATGGTAGAATAAAAGAAGTAATAAACAAGGCTCTCTTTTCAGAAGAAGAACTTATATCAGAACTAAAAAATAGTTTAAAGAAAATAGGAGGTTAA
- a CDS encoding response regulator — translation MKTILVVDDNEDSRELVKKILKKQGYEIIEAVDGEDALAKAIAYRPDLILMDISIPKIDGYEVTKRLKSRIDFKDTPIIAFTAHAMRGDQEKALEAGCDGYISKPINVREFPEQIKIYLKEK, via the coding sequence GTGAAAACAATTCTTGTTGTTGATGATAATGAGGATTCAAGAGAGCTTGTAAAAAAGATTTTAAAAAAACAAGGATATGAAATTATAGAAGCAGTAGATGGTGAAGATGCTTTAGCAAAGGCTATTGCATACAGACCAGACCTTATCCTTATGGATATATCAATTCCCAAAATAGATGGTTATGAAGTCACAAAAAGACTTAAATCTAGAATTGATTTTAAAGACACACCAATAATAGCTTTTACTGCCCATGCAATGAGGGGTGATCAGGAAAAAGCGCTTGAGGCTGGATGTGATGGTTATATTTCAAAACCAATCAATGTGAGAGAGTTTCCAGAGCAAATAAAAATCTACTTGAAGGAAAAATGA
- a CDS encoding ATP-binding response regulator: MNEQKQTILIVDDNIDTVELLRKRLRAEGYNTEEAYDGEQALKKVYESFPDLIVLDVMMPVMDGYEVCQRLKTDERTKFIPIIMLTAKSDVESKVKGLDIGADDYVPKPFDYRELSARIRSLLLKKETSEKAIEEKRTEAVRKLIDSLSHEIRNPIVSIAGFAKKVYDNLPPGDPNKPYLMTILQESERLERLLKEILNLKMIAIGFMENVDPKIAIEEVLSEVGREIEEKAIEVETDFKDVSEVYIDREHLKIVLRNIIKNAIEAMEKSEKRLLKISLEQVGDEVLIKISDTGKGIPKELIKRIFDPFFTSKVYGPGLGLTVALTIVQYYRGFISVESEPQKGSTFIIRLPVRVR; the protein is encoded by the coding sequence ATGAACGAGCAGAAGCAAACTATTTTAATTGTCGATGATAACATAGATACAGTTGAACTTTTAAGAAAGAGATTAAGGGCAGAGGGCTACAATACAGAAGAAGCTTATGATGGAGAGCAAGCTTTAAAAAAGGTATATGAAAGCTTTCCTGACTTGATAGTTCTTGATGTTATGATGCCAGTAATGGATGGATATGAGGTCTGTCAGAGGCTTAAAACTGATGAAAGAACTAAGTTTATTCCAATAATTATGCTTACAGCAAAAAGTGATGTTGAAAGTAAAGTTAAAGGACTTGATATAGGTGCAGATGATTATGTTCCAAAGCCTTTTGATTATAGGGAATTATCAGCAAGAATTCGTTCTCTGCTTTTGAAAAAAGAAACTTCAGAGAAAGCAATTGAGGAGAAAAGAACAGAGGCAGTAAGAAAACTCATAGATAGTCTTTCTCATGAAATAAGAAATCCCATTGTAAGCATTGCAGGATTTGCTAAAAAAGTATATGACAATCTTCCTCCAGGGGATCCAAATAAACCTTATCTGATGACCATACTTCAGGAATCAGAAAGGCTGGAAAGACTTTTGAAAGAAATCCTGAACTTAAAAATGATAGCAATTGGGTTTATGGAAAATGTTGATCCCAAAATTGCTATAGAAGAGGTTTTAAGTGAAGTTGGCAGGGAAATAGAAGAAAAGGCTATTGAGGTGGAAACAGATTTTAAGGATGTATCAGAAGTTTATATAGATAGGGAACATTTAAAAATTGTTCTCCGAAACATAATAAAGAATGCAATAGAGGCAATGGAGAAGTCAGAAAAGCGTTTATTAAAGATTTCTCTTGAACAGGTTGGAGATGAAGTATTGATAAAGATTTCTGATACAGGTAAAGGAATTCCTAAAGAATTAATTAAGAGAATTTTCGATCCATTTTTTACATCAAAAGTATATGGTCCTGGTCTTGGACTTACAGTAGCTCTTACTATTGTTCAGTATTATAGAGGCTTTATTTCAGTTGAAAGTGAACCACAAAAAGGGAGCACATTTATAATAAGATTACCTGTGAGAGTAAGATAG
- a CDS encoding AmpG family muropeptide MFS transporter codes for MSKRTKDIAVVTALGFASGLPFPLISGTLQAWLTTEGIDIETIGILTILTFPYSFKFLWSALFDRFSIPGFGRRRGWIIICQILILAGIFLMITFTPKHLLIFSMAAAAVAFFSASQDISIDAYRTEILRPKDRGIGASFAVTAYRVALIVGGGLCLLLADYLGWQIALTIISSFLIIGIITTIWADEPDDIKKPATLKESFIEPFRDLLKREKSFILLLFIVLYKIGDAYASSLSTAFFIRAVGFSLSEVGTVNKIGGLLSAIVGSLIGGFLLRKISVYKALISFGILQAASNLMFMLLSIEGKNLVLFVLTVIIENFTGGMGTTAFLAFLMGLCNRSFAATQYALLSSLASFGRVMISPTAGFVVENIGWTAFYFLTFLVAIPGVILIIGLKNQIIYHADR; via the coding sequence ATGAGTAAACGGACAAAGGATATAGCAGTTGTAACTGCACTTGGTTTTGCTTCTGGACTTCCATTTCCTCTCATAAGTGGAACTCTTCAGGCATGGCTTACAACTGAAGGAATTGATATAGAAACAATAGGTATTTTGACAATACTTACATTTCCTTACAGTTTTAAGTTTCTGTGGTCTGCCCTGTTTGACAGATTTAGCATTCCAGGTTTTGGAAGAAGACGGGGCTGGATTATTATTTGCCAGATTCTAATTTTAGCTGGAATTTTTCTGATGATAACATTCACTCCAAAGCATCTTTTAATTTTCAGTATGGCGGCAGCAGCGGTTGCTTTTTTTTCAGCATCTCAGGATATATCAATTGATGCCTACAGAACAGAAATCCTTAGACCAAAAGACAGAGGTATTGGCGCATCCTTTGCTGTAACTGCATACAGAGTTGCATTAATTGTTGGAGGAGGACTGTGCCTTTTACTTGCAGACTATCTTGGATGGCAGATTGCTCTTACAATAATAAGCTCTTTTTTGATTATCGGAATAATAACAACTATATGGGCAGATGAGCCAGATGATATTAAAAAACCAGCTACATTGAAAGAATCATTCATTGAACCTTTCAGGGATTTACTCAAAAGAGAAAAAAGCTTTATTTTGCTTTTATTCATTGTTCTATACAAAATTGGTGATGCCTATGCAAGCTCTCTCAGTACTGCATTTTTTATAAGAGCTGTTGGATTTTCTCTAAGTGAAGTAGGAACGGTTAATAAAATTGGCGGACTACTTTCAGCAATTGTAGGTTCTTTAATTGGCGGTTTTTTACTAAGAAAAATAAGTGTTTATAAGGCTTTGATTTCATTTGGAATACTTCAGGCAGCATCAAATCTTATGTTTATGCTTCTATCTATAGAAGGTAAGAACTTAGTATTGTTTGTTCTAACAGTAATTATTGAAAACTTTACTGGCGGTATGGGAACAACTGCATTTTTAGCTTTCCTGATGGGATTATGTAATCGAAGTTTTGCTGCAACACAGTATGCACTTCTTTCATCCCTTGCTTCTTTTGGTAGGGTAATGATAAGTCCTACAGCGGGTTTTGTTGTTGAAAACATTGGTTGGACAGCTTTTTATTTTTTAACTTTTCTTGTAGCAATTCCAGGAGTGATTTTAATAATTGGGTTAAAAAATCAAATTATTTATCATGCTGATAGATGA
- a CDS encoding glycoside hydrolase family 3 protein has product MNLIIARLDGDKINDSRYRNYIERLVKDGIGGFVVFGGDYSEIKKFIFHIQKMVSNPLIIASDIERGVGQQIKGGTLIPSQMGIVAGFNLKQEKNELKTLYSIVIKEAFDVGINLALIPVLDVNTEPQNPIISTRAFSDDPEVVSKYGRFVIKFFESYGLLTCGKHFPGHGGTQKDSHLELPVLKDDIEIHLKPFKEAIKSKVSSIMVGHIVASDIYPASLSEKIIDDLLKQKLGFKGTVLTDAMNMKALRDYKNPHALALMAGADVILHPEQPYEVLEEIKLAYERGMITERRIKEALRKINNLRKKIKKILPTIVTYEKKSLVNRAFKKTVTIIKNEIDDLNRRQIIPYLTEGYSDEIKRAFQNYFGSVYDLKDYKPSKATPLIATFTNIKAAGKEYMLKKHEETTIRKIISNNDAVVVSFGNPYILRPFRKAKTVIAVYDSNELAVSAFIESFSEGFKIKGRLPVKIEWIDE; this is encoded by the coding sequence ATGAATTTAATTATAGCAAGACTTGACGGTGATAAAATCAATGATTCCCGATACAGAAATTACATTGAAAGACTTGTCAAAGACGGAATAGGCGGCTTTGTGGTTTTTGGAGGAGATTATAGTGAAATAAAAAAATTTATCTTTCATATTCAAAAAATGGTATCAAACCCATTAATAATCGCCTCTGATATTGAAAGAGGCGTGGGGCAACAGATAAAAGGTGGAACATTAATTCCGTCTCAAATGGGAATTGTAGCAGGATTTAATTTAAAACAGGAAAAAAATGAGCTTAAAACTCTCTATTCAATCGTTATAAAAGAAGCATTTGATGTGGGAATAAATCTCGCTCTTATACCTGTGCTTGATGTAAATACAGAGCCTCAAAATCCTATAATCTCCACAAGAGCTTTTTCAGATGATCCTGAAGTTGTTTCAAAGTATGGTAGATTTGTTATAAAATTCTTTGAATCTTACGGATTGTTGACATGCGGGAAACACTTTCCCGGTCATGGTGGCACACAAAAAGATTCTCATCTGGAACTTCCTGTTCTTAAAGATGATATTGAAATACATCTAAAACCCTTTAAAGAAGCAATTAAGTCAAAGGTTTCCTCAATTATGGTCGGGCATATAGTTGCCTCCGACATATATCCTGCATCACTTTCAGAGAAAATAATTGATGATTTGCTAAAGCAGAAACTCGGTTTTAAAGGCACAGTGCTTACAGATGCAATGAATATGAAAGCCTTGAGAGATTATAAAAATCCTCATGCTTTAGCTCTTATGGCAGGAGCAGATGTAATTCTTCATCCTGAACAACCCTACGAAGTTCTAGAAGAGATAAAATTAGCCTATGAAAGGGGAATGATTACCGAAAGAAGAATAAAAGAAGCTCTAAGAAAAATTAATAATTTAAGAAAAAAGATAAAAAAAATACTTCCAACAATTGTTACCTATGAAAAAAAGTCTTTAGTCAACCGAGCATTCAAAAAAACAGTTACTATAATAAAAAATGAAATAGATGATTTAAATAGGAGACAGATTATTCCCTATCTTACAGAAGGTTATAGCGATGAGATAAAAAGGGCATTTCAGAATTACTTTGGTTCTGTATATGATTTGAAAGATTATAAACCTTCAAAAGCCACACCATTAATTGCAACATTCACAAACATTAAGGCAGCAGGAAAAGAATATATGTTAAAAAAACATGAAGAGACTACAATAAGGAAAATCATATCAAATAATGATGCAGTTGTTGTTTCCTTTGGTAATCCTTATATTTTAAGACCTTTCAGGAAAGCAAAAACAGTAATAGCTGTTTATGACTCAAATGAACTTGCTGTATCTGCTTTTATTGAGTCATTCAGTGAGGGGTTTAAAATCAAAGGCAGACTACCTGTAAAGATAGAATGGATTGATGAGTAA
- a CDS encoding aminotransferase class I/II-fold pyridoxal phosphate-dependent enzyme, protein MDSKVVSAKSLDMKKDVFEKCFKFTIAYELQKIGVYPYFRMIESAQGPEVIMNGRKMIMIGSNNYLGLTNHPKVKEAAINAIKKYGTGCAGSRFLNGTLDIHVELEEKLARFMRKEAALIFTTGFQVNLGVISSLIGKDDVVIIDKMDHASIVDGCRLSFGEVKRFKHNDMEDLERVLKETEGKSKLVVVDGVFSMEGDIVKLPEVVNLCKKYGARIMVDDAHGIGVLGRTGRGTAEHFDLEQDVDLIMGTYSKSLASIGGFIAGDKDVINYIKHFARAFIFSASPPPASVAAVSAAIDIIESEPERREQLWKNTNKMLKGFRELGFDIGVAETPIIPVIVGEDELAFKFVMMLQDEGIFANVAVSPAVPPGKALIRTSYMATHTDEHLDRVLEAFKKVGKALGVI, encoded by the coding sequence ATGGACAGCAAAGTGGTATCTGCAAAATCACTGGATATGAAAAAGGATGTATTTGAAAAATGTTTTAAATTTACTATAGCATATGAACTTCAAAAGATAGGAGTTTATCCTTACTTCAGAATGATTGAGTCTGCTCAGGGTCCTGAAGTAATAATGAATGGAAGAAAGATGATTATGATTGGCTCAAACAACTATCTGGGGCTTACAAATCATCCAAAAGTTAAAGAAGCAGCAATAAATGCAATAAAGAAATACGGAACAGGTTGTGCTGGCTCAAGATTTTTAAATGGCACTCTTGACATTCATGTTGAGCTTGAAGAAAAACTTGCAAGATTCATGAGAAAAGAAGCTGCCTTAATATTTACTACAGGATTTCAGGTAAATCTTGGAGTAATCTCATCTTTAATTGGAAAGGATGATGTTGTAATTATTGACAAAATGGACCATGCAAGCATTGTTGATGGATGTCGTCTTTCCTTTGGCGAAGTTAAAAGATTCAAACACAACGATATGGAAGACCTTGAAAGAGTTCTCAAAGAAACTGAAGGAAAATCAAAACTTGTTGTTGTTGATGGAGTATTTAGTATGGAAGGTGATATAGTAAAACTTCCGGAAGTTGTAAATTTATGCAAAAAATATGGTGCAAGAATTATGGTTGATGATGCTCATGGAATAGGTGTTCTTGGCAGAACAGGTCGTGGAACTGCTGAACACTTTGATCTTGAACAAGATGTTGATCTTATAATGGGAACATATAGTAAGTCTCTCGCTTCAATTGGTGGCTTTATTGCTGGAGACAAAGATGTAATAAACTATATAAAACACTTTGCAAGAGCATTCATTTTCAGTGCAAGCCCCCCACCTGCATCAGTAGCTGCAGTCTCAGCAGCAATTGATATAATTGAGTCTGAACCAGAAAGAAGAGAGCAACTCTGGAAAAATACAAATAAGATGTTAAAGGGATTTAGAGAGTTAGGTTTTGATATCGGAGTAGCAGAAACACCGATAATTCCCGTAATTGTTGGAGAAGATGAGCTTGCCTTTAAATTTGTAATGATGCTACAGGATGAGGGTATATTTGCCAATGTAGCCGTTTCTCCTGCTGTACCACCAGGAAAAGCTTTGATAAGAACAAGTTACATGGCAACTCATACTGATGAACATCTTGACAGAGTCCTCGAGGCATTTAAAAAAGTTGGTAAAGCTTTAGGTGTAATTTAG